GAGGTGCCGTCGGTCGCGTCGAAAATGCCGAGGCCGTGGCGCAGCTCCAGCGAGTAAGAGGCACGCCAGCGGGTGAGCTTCCCCTCGCGCACGTCGGCCGTGTCGCCGTCGATGCGCGCATAGGCCACGCGCAGATGATCGCGCGTCAGCAACGTGCCCGCGAAGCGCACGTCCTGATCGACATAGTCGAAGCCGATGGAGCCGCGCAGGTTCGCGCGCTGGCTGCGCAGGAAGGGATAGCTGGCCTCGCCCGTGGCGAAGAGCGTCTCGGCGCGCAGATTGCCGTTCAGGCCGACATCCGGCTTCGTCCACGCATAGGTGAAGCGGCCCGCGAAGGTGAGGCCTTCCGGCCCGACGCGGAAATCGTGCGCGAGCTGCAGGATGTGCTGCTCGTCATAATCGGAGGTGGAATAGAAGCCGATCGTCGTGCGGTCGCCGAGGCCGGTCAGGCCATAGAGGCGGCCGGTGAGCTGGCCGCCGAAACGCCCGGTGCTCTTGGCGGCGAAATTCTGGATGTTGAGATCCGCCTCGAACGGCGTGCGCGTGACGATCACGTCGCCCAGCAATTCGCCGGGCTTCGCGCCGGTCGGGCGCAGCACGAGGCGCACGTCATAGCCCGGCATGTCGCGCGCGAGCAGCAGGTAACGCTCGGCGGTGAAGCGGTTGAAGACGGGATCGTCGGTCAGCTTGTTGAGATAGGAGGCGATCAGCCGCTCGTTGCGGCCGGCATCGCCGCGCACGCGCACCGCCGTGAGCTTCGCGTACAGCACCTCGAACGTGACGCTGCCATTCTCGATCTTCTGCGTCGGCACCTGCACGGCGGCGAGATAGCCCTGCCGGCGCAGATAGGTGCCGACCGCGTCGCGTATCTCGCAGATCGTGCTGACGGGCCGATCGGCGCCCAGATAGCTTTGATAGACGGGCAGCAGATCGGCCGGATCGACCGGCCCCAGATTATGGAAGGCCGCGCCCGTGATCGTGACGCGGATATCCTTGTAGGCGGGATCGTCGAGCGGGCAGGGCGCGCGCTCGATATCGCCTTCCACCTTCAGCTTCGGCGCGCTCTGGACGGGCGCGGTCGTGCCGGGGCGGGTGACCTCCTCGCGCGTCGGCAGGCCGCCATTGGCCAGCGCGGAGGGCGGCGGCGCCACGCGCTGCGCCCCTGCCATCTGCGCCGTGCCGGCCCCCGCCAGCAGCGCGCACATCATGCCCCCCCGCCATCTCATGGCCGACGCGACGCCCCCCTACGATACCCCCAGCGCCGTGCACGGACTCTCAACGAATCCGGTTCGGCCCTAACGACTCGGTGGTCGGCCTTTTGGACTGAAATGTCCATACCGTAAGTGGCTGAAAATCGCCGTGGTATGGCTTCGGGGTGTTCGGTCGCAGAGGCCTGCTCGTGCGCCCCATGACCTCCGTTCGCACTGAGCCTGTCGAAGTGTCGTCCTTCTTTCCGTCCGCGTCAGGGAGAAGAAAGACGGTGCTTCGACAGGCTCAGTACGCGCGGGAAAGGAGAGCGAGTGTGGCTACGAAATCCGCTTCAGGCGGACGCCGTCGGCCTTCGTTTCGTAGCGGGCGATCCGGTCCGCCTTGTAGGGCTTGGCCAGGATCGGCACCGCGACATAATCG
This DNA window, taken from Sphingomonas sp. AP4-R1, encodes the following:
- a CDS encoding ShlB/FhaC/HecB family hemolysin secretion/activation protein; this translates as MMCALLAGAGTAQMAGAQRVAPPPSALANGGLPTREEVTRPGTTAPVQSAPKLKVEGDIERAPCPLDDPAYKDIRVTITGAAFHNLGPVDPADLLPVYQSYLGADRPVSTICEIRDAVGTYLRRQGYLAAVQVPTQKIENGSVTFEVLYAKLTAVRVRGDAGRNERLIASYLNKLTDDPVFNRFTAERYLLLARDMPGYDVRLVLRPTGAKPGELLGDVIVTRTPFEADLNIQNFAAKSTGRFGGQLTGRLYGLTGLGDRTTIGFYSTSDYDEQHILQLAHDFRVGPEGLTFAGRFTYAWTKPDVGLNGNLRAETLFATGEASYPFLRSQRANLRGSIGFDYVDQDVRFAGTLLTRDHLRVAYARIDGDTADVREGKLTRWRASYSLELRHGLGIFDATDGTSVPGRVGPSRSDGDAEATLLRASGYAEAALTPQITASIAPRVQVAFNPLLSFEEYSAGTYTIGRGYDPGTIIGDSGAGFTGELRLNRIVPFTNLNLVLQPFVFVDSAWVWNRHVAGDPQSLTSLGAGVRTSFASRVRLDLTVAVPTKRAGLQTERGDTRILMSLTTRLFPWKDR